A window of the Hordeum vulgare subsp. vulgare chromosome 5H, MorexV3_pseudomolecules_assembly, whole genome shotgun sequence genome harbors these coding sequences:
- the LOC123399254 gene encoding GBF-interacting protein 1-like — protein sequence MAAARVSIPAAVRRTIQNIKEIAGNHTDEEVYAALRECDMDPNETAQKLLHQDTFHEVKRKREKKKESNKESVDPRWRPGTQGRGGKGGRGNYSSRQLNNSSDVTVRNALAGKENDLNLSMDKFTSPPPVNPSTETKISTSILSSSGGLSNGPSQPLAPVVKYSQATCHLPPSDSKGPADLKGTEEEVVLDLGSHVNNSSVQALGVGTSVSDPLLTPPLQPHSHAGEIVAKHAVRSQRSVGEYKVASDDASALPKDTPQSSGSSSTVLPSGSRPSSSYSSRSQQPSGSQKAVPNKEWKPKPTNKPAQAEDVTRDDVAVTVEVVPQSVPASTSINKEDISSGLDKRLGDMQLFDKQHVIIPDHLQVTESEKYGLSFGSFGTSFEQAPSFPNDHGSEKSSVLPEYESSQDLEEVAEEPPSSHQSASSTVEAAAESGQQQLTAEMTDNISPQEADNLSSTPKIAEFDESKDTAASPMPQDSVPNTYSTFAVPPQSQGNQIPLLETSEYQVQQPNDFSANYYTQIYRPMADADGHISPFTAPGVAIKSGNIPVPPSQTGQTPEELNSVMQSSSGPTPLATPTPGAVPSSISIPQQPLPMFRQPVGVHVPHYQPSFIPYNQYISPFYVPPHALHHFMGNAAFPQAPSPGSMYPPVSSAVAPPVKYSTTAYKPGANTGSQTYAVTPGAYGTYGSNPSVYTNNNVVASGTSAENGDVSGSQFKENNIYIAGQQSEGSTVWIPAPGRDLSALQSSSFYGLPPQGQHLAFAPAQAGHGAYGGMYHPAQTLAGAAVHPLLQPSQTIAGAVEMVGPPANGYQQQQHAQMNWANY from the exons AGCAACAAAGAATCTGTTGACCCCCGATGGAGACCTGGGACGCAGGGGCGAGGTGGAAAAGGTGGCCGTGGGAACTATTCTTCACGCCAATTAAACAACTCTAGTG ATGTCACCGTGAGAAATGCTCTTGCTGGAAAGGAAAATGACCTGAATCTGAGCATGGATAAATTTACTAGCCCTCCACCTGTCAATCCAAGCACAGAAACGAAGATATCAACTTCCATTTTAAG TTCGTCAGGTGGCTTATCCAATGGTCCATCACAACCTCTTGCTCCCGTGGTGAAATATTCTCAGGCTACTTGTCATTTGCCACCTTCAGATTCAAAAGGACCGGCAGATCTTAAAGGTACCGAAGAAGAGGTTGTCTTGGATTTAGGTTCACATGTAAACAACTCATCAGTTCAGGCGCTAGGAGTGGGTACATCTGTTTCAGACCCACTGCTTACGCCGCCCCTTCAACCCCACAGTCATGCTGGTGAGATCGTTGCCAAACATGCTGTCAGAAGTCAGCGGTCAGTAGGTGAATATAAGGTGGCTTCCGATGATGCATCAGCACTTCCGAAAG ACACGCCTCAGTCTTCCGGTTCATCCTCTACTGTGCTACCATCTGGCAGCAGGCCATCTTCTAGCTACAGTAGTCGTTCACAGCAGCCAAGTGGCTCGCAGAAAG cTGTTCCAAATAAAGAGTGGAAGCCAAAACCAACGAACAAACCCGCCCAAGCTGAAGATGTTACCCGTGATGATGTAGCTGTTACTGTGGAGGTTGTTCCACAGTCAGTTCCTGCATCAACTTCCATTAATAAGGAAGATATCTCTTCGGGATTGGACAAAAGACTCGGTGATATGCAGTTATTCGACAAGCAGCATGTCATTATTCCGGATCATCTTCAGGTCACGGAGTCGGAAAAATACGGACTCAGTTTTGGCAGTTTTGGCACCAGTTTTGAACAAGCTCCGAGCTTTCCAAACGACCATGGGAGTGAGAAGAGCTCTGTATTGCCGGAATATGAATCATCACAAGATCTGGAGGAAGTTGCGGAAGAACCTCCTTCTAG TCATCAGAGTGCATCCTCCACTGTTGAAGCGGCAGCTGAATCTGGTCAGCAGCAGCTGACTGCTGAAATGACTGATAATATCTCACCTCAAGAGGCGGATAATTTATCCAGTACTCCTAAAATTGCAGAATTTGATGAATCGAAGGACACAGCAGCTTCACCCATGCCCCAAGATTCTGTCCCGAATACGTACTCAACATTTGCAGTTCCACCGCAATCGCAAGGGAACCAGATTCCGTTACTAGAGACATCTGAATATCAG GTGCAACAACCAAACGATTTTTCAGCGAATTATTATACACAAATTTACCGGCCAATGGCTGATGCCGATGGCCATATTTCACCATTTACTGCTCCTGGAGTCGCGATCAAGTCTGGGAACATTCCAGTTCCGCCTTCTCAAACTGGCCAAACTCCAGAG GAACTCAACTCAGTGATGCAGTCTTCATCTGGACCCACTCCACTTGCCACTCCAACTCCTGGAGCTGTTCCAAGTTCTATTTCTATTCCACAACAACCTCTTCCTATGTTCCGTCAGCCTGTGGGTGTACATGTACCCCATTATCAACCTAGCTTTATCCCGTACAATCAGTATATCTCTCCTTTCTATGTTCCACCACACGCCCTTCACCATTTCATGGGCAATGCTGCGTTTCCTCAAGCTCCTTCACCTGGAAGCATGTATCCACCTGTAAGTTCAGCTGTTGCACCTCCAGTCAAATACTCAACCACAGCATACAAACCTGGTGCCAACACTGGAAGCCAGACATATGCTGTAACGCCTGGTGCCTATGGAACATATGGTTCTAATCCATCAGTCTATACAAATAACAACGTGGTGGCAAGCGGAACTTCGGCAGAGAACGGTGATGTCAGTGGATCACAATTCAAAGAAAATAACATCTATATTGCCGGACAGCAG AGTGAAGGCTCCACTGTCTGGATTCCTGCACCTGGGCGGGATCTATCTGCTCTCCAGTCTAGCTCCTTCTATGGCCTGCCTCCACAGGGGCAGCACCTGGCATTTGCCCCTGCCCAAGCTGGTCATGGCGCCTACGGAGGGATGTACCATCCAGCACAGACTCTTGCTGGAGCTGCCGTGCAtcctcttctccagccatcgcagACAATTGCTGGAGCTGTTGAAATGGTTGGGCCGCCTGCCAATGGTTATCAGCAGCAGCAACATGCTCAGATGAACTGGGCTAACTATTGA
- the LOC123395438 gene encoding uncharacterized protein LOC123395438: MAGPSLPTPPVVEEPQTGAAKSATTVDALPVDSLRNILGRLCLADLLRAALACHRWRRVAARCLPRSAPLLGYFFHPTATGLPPPMNTRSRDIDTPAVFAPLDASAPKLSVDFAPGASRYELHDCHQGLLLLEPLGSLPKGILPRLLVIDPATRRRVLLSPPPRDTAHDDHRWRRSRHYVGSALLSRAHPSKLCFEVVCVSVDGGHPRAWVASVDDGRCSWRTLPRTMELEVDFDPWLFESRCVHAAGKLYWHICNSYRMLVLDPATTHLSYMLAPAVVSDHFCTYRVGETPEDGRLCLLTVGRRSRQLQLWVRGLARGSDNGWILEREMLNMRVVWDAVPGLPNDLGHRVFSVWPSDLDAGRTGKVFIRTMGYGRYSVHLDTAKMERLHTKHGKEYGHPIYAYFLAWPPAFLAPEC, translated from the coding sequence ATGGCCGGACCATCTCTCCCGACGCCACCGGTGGTGGAGGAGCCACAGACGGGGGCTGCCAAGTCGGCGACGACGGTCGATGCCCTCCCCGTGGACAGCCTCCGCAACATTCTCGGTCGCCTCTGCCTCGCCGACCTTCTCCGTGCCGCCCTCGCCTGCCACCGCTGGCGCCGCGTCGCCGCACGCTGCCTCCCCCGCTCCGCCCCTCTCCTCGGCTACTTCTTCCACCCAACGGCCACCGGTTTGCCGCCGCCCATGAACACGCGATCCAGGGACATCGACACCCCCGCCGTCTTCGCTCCCTTGGACGCCTCCGCCCCAAAGCTCTCCGTCGACTTCGCTCCGGGGGCCTCCCGCTACGAGCTCCACGACTGCCACCAGGGCCTCCTGCTTCTCGAGCCCCTCGGGTCGCTCCCCAAGGGCATCCTCCCACGCCTCCTCGTCATCGACCCGGCCACCCGCCGCCGCGTGCTCCTCTCGCCGCCGCCGCGCGACACGGCGCACGACGACCACCGCTGGCGCCGCTCCAGGCACTACGTCGGCTCCGCGCTTCTCTCCCGCGCGCACCCGAGCAAGCTCTGCTTCGAGGTCGTGTGCGTCTCCGTCGACGGCGGGCACCCGCGCGCCTGGGTCGCGTCCGTCGACGACGGCCGATGCAGCTGGCGCACGCTCCCCCGGACCATGGAGTTAGAGGTCGATTTCGACCCTTGGTTGTTCGAGTCGCGCTGCGTGCACGCCGCCGGGAAGCTCTACTGGCACATCTGCAACTCCTACCGCATGCTCGTGTTGGACCCTGCGACGACGCACCTGTCCTACATGCTGGCGCCGGCTGTAGTGTCGGACCATTTCTGCACGTACCGCGTGGGAGAGACGCCGGAGGATGGGCGTCTGTGCCTGCTGACCGTGGGACGTCGTTCGCGGCAGCTGCAGCTCTGGGTCCGCGGGTTGGCCAGGGGGAGCGACAACGGGTGGATTCTGGAGAGGGAGATGCTCAACATGCGCGTGGTGTGGGACGCAGTGCCAGGCCTGCCCAATGACCTGGGCCACAGGGTGTTCAGTGTCTGGCCCAGCGACCTGGACGCAGGGCGCACCGGCAAGGTGTTCATCAGAACCATGGGATATGGGCGCTACTCCGTACACCTGGACACCGCCAAGATGGAGCGCCTGCACACCAAGCATGGCAAGGAGTACGGCCACCCGATCTACGCCTACTTCCTCGCGTGGCCGCCTGCCTTCCTCGCTCCAGAATGCTGA